A single region of the Triticum dicoccoides isolate Atlit2015 ecotype Zavitan chromosome 2B, WEW_v2.0, whole genome shotgun sequence genome encodes:
- the LOC119364031 gene encoding exocyst complex component EXO70H1-like — MTRAGGRSPLAPRRTLPATVVDDTVAAAAILLDKWHPDEDSFGSSLFLDSTPDEVDAFLRAAKDLHRAMLFYASGVATTADALHAGGHGLIHAQELLDTAMRRLQRELQLLLTSLPAVLRFRQDDDDGEVDDDHEQDDDQSLMDTCAHLRVVAEAMMAAGYGKECVSIFKARRRTAVTANLQRLHGFSLSPQHAQVHKLSWEQVDAKIQSWLAGARVAFTSVFSAERELCDRVFIGDNEGVGDAVFGAIADDHATNILAVAEAAVGRARRAPERLFRVLDVHDALTETILPAIVSAFGEKSEVTSRAATLVTTKVSEAVRSMVASFEAAIEKEPSKGTVPGGAVHPLTRYVMNYLSFLADYENALAHIYFYQQGVGVGADQFTDTSSLASGSMGSSSDLSSSSSSSPALSVWSNPIGWLVHVLLRKLDAKAGSYREPALSYLFLANNTHYVAKKVGGGTKLERILGEEWAEAQMAKARGYVDVYVRAAWGSKVLRGGAVEEAVVQMVAMQEKWVAADDEMGEALRAAAKEAVVPMYRLFYRRQGAVARLTPGDVITMIDELFGGRNAGAGDESVAAAGRRRSSQQQQQHQEVPVEIKNGNTRRQRVTITD; from the coding sequence ATGACGCGCGCCGGCggccggagccccctggcccctcgTCGCACGCTCCCGGCCACCGTCGTCGACGACACGGTGGCGGCCGCCGCCATCCTGCTCGACAAGTGGCACCCGGACGAGGACTCCTTCGGCAGCTCGCTCTTCCTCGACTCCACCCCGGACGAGGTCGACGCCTTCCTGCGCGCCGCCAAGGACCTCCACCGCGCCATGCTCTTCTACGCCTCGGGAGTCGCCACCACCGCCGACGCCCTCCACGCCGGGGGCCATGGCCTCATCCACGCGCAGGAGCTTCTCGACACGGCCATGCGGAGGCTCCAGCGCGAGCTCCAGCTACTCCTCACCTCCCTCCCCGCCGTCCTCCGCTTCCGccaagatgatgatgatggtgaggttgatgatgaccacgagCAAGACGATGACCAAAGCCTGATGGACACCTGCGCTCACCTTCGCGTGGTCGCGGAGGCCATGATGGCCGCCGGGTACGGCAAGGAGTGCGTGTCCATCTTCAAGGCGCGCCGTCGCACGGCGGTCACCGCCAACCTGCAGCGCCTGCACGGCTTCTCGCTGTCCCCGCAGCACGCGCAGGTCCATAAGCTCTCCTGGGAGCAGGTCGACGCCAAGATACAGTCCTGGCTCGCCGGCGCGCGCGTCGCCTTCACGTCCGTCTTCTCCGCCGAGCGGGAGCTCTGCGACCGCGTCTTCATCGGCGACAACGAGGGCGTCGGCGACGCGGTGTTCGGAGCCATCGCGGACGATCACGCCACCAACATCCTAGCGGTCGCCGAGGCTGCCGTCGGGCGGGCACGGCGCGCGCCGGAGCGGCTGTTCCGCGTGCTCGACGTCCACGACGCGCTCACCGAAACCATACTCCCGGCCATCGTCTCCGCGTTCGGGGAAAAGTCGGAGGTCACTTCCCGCGCCGCCACCCTCGTGACGACCAAGGTCAGCGAGGCGGTCCGGAGCATGGTGGCCAGCTTCGAGGCAGCCATCGAGAAAGAGCCGTCCAAGGGCACGGTGCCCGGCGGCGCAGTGCACCCGCTCACCCGCTACGTCATGAACTACCTCAGCTTCCTCGCCGACTACGAGAACGCGCTGGCTCACATATACTTCTACCAACAAGGAGTCGGGGTAGGAGCAGACCAGTTCACGGACACGTCATCCCTCGCCTCTGGCAGCATGGGCTCGTCGTCGGATctctcgtcgtcgtcgtcttcctcgCCGGCGTTGAGCGTGTGGTCGAACCCCATCGGTTGGCTCGTGCATGTGCTGCTACGGAAGCTGGACGCGAAGGCCGGGAGCTACCGGGAACCGGCGCTGAGCTACTTGTTCCTGGCGAACAacacgcactacgtggccaagaagGTGGGCGGCGGCACGAAGCTGGAGCGGATCCTCGGGGAGGAGTGGGCGGAGGCGCAGATGGCCAAGGCGCGCGGGTACGTTGACGTGTACGTGCGCGCGGCGTGGGGGAGCAAGGTGCttcgcggcggcgcggtggaggaggcggtggtgcAGATGGTGGCGATGCAAGAGAAGTGGGTGGCGGCAGACGACGAGATGGGGGAGGCGCTGAGagcggcggccaaggaggccgtggTGCCCATGTACAGGCTCTTCTACCGGCGGCAGGGCGCTGTGGCCAGACTGACGCCGGGGGACGTGATCACCATGATAGACGAGCTGTTCGGCGGGCGGAATGCGGGAGCAGGTGACGAGAGCGTCGCCGCAGCTGGTCGCCGGCGGTcgtcacagcagcagcagcagcaccaagAGGTTCCGGTCGAAATCAAAAATGGGAATACAAGGAGACAGCGCGTCACTATCACTGATTAA